The genomic window ggaaaatactaggcaaacaatgcattaatcaataatgctaataaaattcacagaatatttgggattgatgttgcacgcaccattctgggtgaatttcgtgtatttattgaattgcttcaaatacagTGAAGAGGTTTTATGCACCCATCACTTCTTAAACGGCTTTTCCCTttgcagggtgacagcgcataaaatagtggttttataattttatccctgaactaaaatccaccattaactttaagtcccctgcctagcacgcaatggttgcactgttgtggggtaggcattagatggtgacaaataaagataaaacttatgagacaaagttagatgttaccaggagagatgggtcgtcctgtccttggaacatgtcacgtttgagaggcgtccaggtaagcgttcccctagcatgttGTCGGTTGGcctcaggtagattaggcatactattggttgggatctcaaactgcatTCCAAGTCCCTTGTACATCTGAATATCGTTCGAGAGCGTGTCCAATCTTTCCTGGCTTCGGTTAATATTGAGGAAAAGCGGAGGCGCGATGAATCATCTCAGCTAACAAGTGCTAGGGATGAAATTTTTTCTTCCCggcatgaggaatatccttaaaaggctgctgaagcaatttctgaaaaaagatgttgaagcaactCCCAACGAGAACGTTGATGCATCTTCCGAGAAAGGTGCTGAAGCGGCTTcgggagaggatgttgaagcagctcttggagaggactctagtgaaggtACCATTGGCCCGGGAGTTGacgacacttctttgatgtttagtagtctttgtttcatgcggCTGAATCTAGGGATTGATTAAATAATAATCCTTCATTCACGTTGTAACTCCCATTTGTTACATCGCTTGTGTTATGCTTCCATGAATAGGAGATCCAGGAGTCGTATTTATTAGGTGCGGAGGCTCTGTCTCCAATTAATAGCGCGTGTGATGTGACTGGACatgtctgaagaagtaattgcaatCTGGGAGTACCGCGCTATCTCGCTGCTTCCTGATTCTGTGAAGGgattttccaaaatatgaaaattacaGATGGCGAAACCTCTTTCTGGGATCCAGGCACAATGAGATGGAGATTGAGAGTTTGCTTCGTCATTGAAGCGGATGCACTTCAGGGTACGAATGACGCTTGCCCTAAGAAGCATGTACTAGCTGCTTGATGATTTCTTTCAGTCATCTTGCTCTttatgattgcgatgatgatatgctggggatgcttgtatgggAATAATCCTCCATAGCCGTTAAGTGAAGTAGAAAGGATGAGAGGAGTTCCGTTGTCGACGTGCCGCTAtcagtcttcaaggacttcgtttcaagcaacatcctttgaaccatcttctgaatcttggatggttgtatggaataggatgcgatgagcagtccccagttatacttcagaATCGATGGTGTGGCTGGACACGTGAAAACATCTtcgatttgtactttggagtctttgatgcacatgtacgtcttcatgttgtgaattttctgcggctcgtaaagcttcaacagtgatgattgctgatatcagaaataaaccggttgagggactTGAAGGCCTCCTGTGCTAGCAGTCCCCATGTGTAactatcccgagcttattttctcttgaaagacgtacttccattgcattttctggtaaggtgttgaagcggcttcggcctctgaagagagcgctgaagtgGCTTCAGGAAAGAGTGcgtcgaagcggcttcttctggagagagcttcGAAGTGGCTTcaagagagagcgtgcgttgaagcggcttcttatggagagagcgttgaagcggcttctccttcagtttgattttcccttgtaaattatatgcttcttgattgacagtctctcttgtgttgaataagtccttgactgacggtgaaggaatttcatgctgagtctcagtccccaagcgtgcgTTACATGgctctctgtccgtagtggttgttgttatggtgaagctctggcgagaAACAATgattcttggcagcagctatGATCAGAAGAGACCGGCAGGGGGAGAGGCGTGGTAGCTagttgcacgaacttggcagtcttcatataatggtagggATCGTCTTGTTATTAGTgggagaagctgatgatggaatagatagcttccttgatgtttcctcatggaatggagaagagTGAGACAGTCccgagttgctgatcatgagaCCATCTTTGCGTCTTCGTTACGTTTTATAGATgtccaggcatatcgctggtatttgacaatacgtctgctctcttgagtatatcctcgtttttggacatcttggaatcatcatcatgatagtttGCCTGCATCCTTGAGATGGGTAGTGTTGAGAAGTCCTCAGACACACTCCTTTgactttatcatctttggatcgtgtctttgaggagtagggaagttcccttATGCGGATGACTTAACTAACAGGTTGTGCAAATATGAAGAAGCTCTTGGAGAGttcgtatgtacctcttaagtcccgggtgcgacctccttcggtaatgcaactacttattctacgggagacgaaactctgaaagcgtctctcacctATTTTGTTGCCGTCAAGCCAGATATGGTATATCTCGGAAGTCGTGAATGTGGTACTGAGGTTGGAGTTTTGGCGGTTTTGGACAcataggatgttgtatctcggtggtttttctcttgctgcttcagtgaaaccgcttacataaggttgaaggttgtattgcatgtcggtccgacgtgtcgaagaagctttatcctccattcatTTCATGAGCAGCGTGACTGGGTGCACTGAGGAGGTGATTTTaaactgggagttccactgagatatgtttatgaagtttgaattcaatgcttcctggttctatgaagggttttctaaaatccagaagCTGCAAGATGAAACAACCGAAGTTCGCTCCGTGGACTTCATTGCTCGGAAAGAGGAGGAGATCGAGAGGCTATCCTTGGacttgaagctgaagcaggctgTTCTCCGCGAAAATGAAAGGCGCTCTTCCCAAGAAgaatgagttgttgctgaaagacttcccttgaatacttgcgcattttcttttgtatttccCTTTTAGTTGTCTTGAGTGATGTAAGGAATTCCTTTCACAGTTTGATTTTATGGTTCttgaactagtaggtgattgaatttttgaattggtttatttttgagatgattttatgaatgactttctgaAACGAATTGTGTTTGAATCGGCTGAAAGCCGGCATTCTGGTTTTGAATTCGATCATTCTAAGTATCTCGTAAAATTGCGAATGTTGCACAAAATGTAAAAAATATAAAGGGAAGATAATGTGGTGTCTAAGAACAATTGCATCATTGACTTCCTTCCTCGATGTGGGACGCATACGTCAAGTCCCCAGCAGgcttttaaaatgtaaaattgtttaacgaaacttacttgttcacaagatctcggttgaacgagacttgaattcttcaagggtgatcacttcgaatccaagttgttatggcgcgcctcgagaaacccgtagttggttcgatcacttcgatgaaactgcgcacgttaatcttcagagaaagggggtaactctcctgagttaatcttcctttggagaaaatgcttcaggccgttgcattcactggtaaagcGATGAATGAATCAGCGGCAGTGACAATACCTCGGTTCCGTCATCTCctgatcatttggatgttcgttgtttcgctgaaacattcttgagtgattcgcccaaactgcggattctttctcggCATTATGACGcgggcatcgttatcttcttgaggttgttctcttagatgtaCAAATTCCCGGAATTACACCACATTCTGGATCTACGCGTTTGgttgatgaagtgatagcggatactcctgatCTTAAATTGGTAGCAGTAGCGGAATAGATAtagaccttttcttttgtgaCCTCTGCAGGTGTCTTCCCAGGACTTCACTGGTGTTgaatttgttgtcgactatctccatactgaaacaacggctacgcgaatcttcactttgtctttctgggtgtggaccctttgaggcatttctggcttgctccatacaacacttgtggtgttttagaaaaagtgattgctccatccggatctcgagagaagccgttgcgttattctaagtagtagtcgcgtcttgtgtctccacgcggctttctggtcctttcatcCGGGAGATTTACTGGTTCTCAGCTATCCAAGgtatttccagtagcattgcttgaaataACATTTTTGTGAAACTTCTTAGTgaatggaacaccggaattgaaattggttgttgaacctaaattgaatctaatgattgaattgaatctaagatctacccttttgaaattgagaaaactggaatgaattttgagaaactgattttgcaaccgagagatcaatctcccactgtggtcgccaattatttatgggtgaaaactgattctgctgtttttggtaatttggggtgtgtttatgagaaacgagttcaaaccctaaacaaatgcactgcacgggaatgcttttaggttcgagaaatcaatctgtaagactctggactaaaccaagaaatggtcgttccagattaaattcggtcacaaggtgaaggagatggggttgatcttagggagggaagcgaagaaggtgttgagattgtgaaggtgttggatgtttatgacttgtatcagaatattgaactggcttgcataatgtaagctatcagttctgggtgttttctggatacgtagttaacaacacttggttttcttgtcgtttggaaataggtgaatgacctatttacacaagtcattgatagcaaccctcatctcgtaggaagtggaggaggtgaagtgatagAGTAGTGGGGTCATGTACGGATAGTGATTGTCACAtgatcacgtctttgcccacttcccttatcattgttaaccgtccatATTTTCTTGACACATTCTCATAATGgcacgttgcacgctgcacgctgtaaaccgctagaccaatatcTCAGTAagtattccccagtttgtgacatgtttgatgtctcgaatgagcggatcgagtcgtgggacccaccgcaggaaatagcatacggtgttattaagttaaacaactaagttatttaaagaattgatattcatgaaatatcatgtATGCTTTATGCATGTAAttcatcgaaaacaatcaatatgcatgaagcatcgctgttttaaagcttaactgaataagtcgcggattaagcgtcttaaaatggtagcatgtccaaccatcttcgagtgatcgtttggaggccgcatgggcaggCTACCATCTGGTCAATCACTCattgtggtagagtggcggacggtgatcactgAGGCGCTTCACTGGTCGCCTAAATTTAAATCTAAGCCGTCCgcccaagctggcaaagttggacggacgagatgatttacggcgcatggttgctgccgttgatggattttagggtttttaaagaGGTGTGAAACATCCGCTTTGggttgatcgaattcaagcatgggcgctttttttggtgggaccgaccggtcaTGCGTGGAGACAGCCCATTGTTGTGCATGTTTATACCTCTCGGTCCCATGAAGGTTCGATCtacgccactcaatttgaccggcaaagatgagtgaccgtgatcgatttgcgacagaaatccattgccgcaaaagATTAAAGGTCGCGTGACATGCCATCTTTGGgagcgcgtttcgaggcgcctggcCATAGTCTTCCTAGGCCGACCGGTTACACGCACAGGTGGGCCCATAGTGATCACATCAACATCCTTGGGACTTCTTGAGTCTAtttctacaccctccgtttaggctggcgaagatggatggacgtgatcgaactacgaTAGATATCcattgtcgcaaaccctaattagggttttgaaacagtcatgcACACGTGACTTTTTCCAAACGATTTGGTGAGCTGTGTTTCTCCTTAGGGAATActgatcgtgtggggcccacgttgggctgacgatgaacatatgtgcaccttcctgatggtcctagatgcgatctaagacatccaaataggatggctaagttggatggttgtgatcgatttgagaCGCTAGTGGACTTCCGCGACCCTTGAAAGCATCACGCTCGCCATGTTTTGAGCagacgttcattgctccatgaacATGTCGTGAGCTAACCGATCAGGTAAGGCCAGAATGAGCCCCCTAACATGTGTGTTAGCGCTTCCccaatcattcatgggatgatctaatccttccaaccatgcttgcgaagttggacggttgtgatgattttaagaccgtCTTGGACAGTCCATGCTCGATCGAGCTTCTCGCAAACAGcgcgaccaccctacttagggttggcgtttgacagcgTTGGAAGATGCATGGGTAATGTTCGGTCGGttagggcattagtgggcccacCGTTGGTCATCACGACGATTGTCTATTCCTTCCAgtgtttggctaggcttgttaaattgtgcggccaacttgtgtggccgcaaTCGTTTCTGaaactgatatggacagtctagatttcccttaagggtattaagcatgctcgatcggactaaccaaagcgcgtcgatgcgagtctctctctgtcagagagtgatgtagcatgtgtgggtatttcatgcacatCTCTATATTGGCACTTTGAGAGATTCATGCTACTAtgttgagagtgaacactcaatcgtcatgtcatgtcaataatgagagttcggctgagaacatagcacggaaaatactaggcaaataatgTATTAAtcaataatgctaataaaattcacagaatatttgggattgttgttgcacgcaccattctgggtgaatttcgcgtatttattgaattgcttcaaatacaatgaagagattttctgcactcatcatttcttaaacggcttttccctttgcagggtgatagcgcataaaatactggttttacaattttagccctgaactaaaatccaccatcaacaactatttACGCACAACCCTTTTTTCCCTAATCCAAAAGACAATCACTGCTCAAAAACACCCAAAACCTTTTTTAAAGGTTGATTATTGTTATCATACAAACCTTACTTTTTAACGAAAACCAACTCAGTTGATAATTTAGAACTTGTCATTACACCGTCAATTAAACACTACACCATGAAGTGGATGTCAGAATCACGTGGGTAGGGAaatcaaataaagaaaaataatatatttcATGTTTGAAGATTCGTATTAAGATACGTGGATACAATACTCAAGTATCTTTTaacaaaccaaaaagaaaaaacaaaaacattcaTTATTAATAATGCATGGAAAAATAACATAACTATGTCCTTTTCACAAGACACATCTACATTTATTTAACCAAAAAAATTATATTGGGTCATTACCACATACATTCATAAATTAAAAACAaagaccaaaaataaaataaaaataaaaatacggaAACATTTTAAATCTATGTCATTGTCGCCTGACCCGCGATTACACTTAGCCCGTGTAACAATCCTTTCAACCATTAGGCGACCCTACTGGACGAGTTGAATCTCGTGAGGGTTTATAAATAGGTGTACCCATAAAACCTGTGATGGAGGTGCTGATGTTTTTATATCTCGCCTCCATATTGCGGAGGAGGAATATTAGCTGGTTGTTCAAAGATCTCTGGTTCATACACCATTGGAAACTGTAATTTCAATACATGAAACACCGCATCATGTCTTCATCTTTTTCCATATTGttaatcatcttcataatcaattCTACCTTGGTGGTACTGGAGTTAAACTAATAAAAGGTGTTAATACGAGGTTTTCATTAACAGCAAAAATAATAATTGATAATTTTAAATTATATTCACCGCACGTTTATTGTCTCATCCATTGGGTAAGTTCATAAAATAACGCCTAACATAACGTACATATCTTTTGACTTCTCTATCCAACATCTTAATCCTCTGCCGCAATGAATTGTTATTCCTAACCGTCTCAGCTTGTCGTGCGGTTCTGTATTCAACTCTAACCCGATCCCAAAAGGCAACGCTTTCCTGGTCATTTCCAATTATTGGATCTGTTGCAACAGAACACCAGGCACCAATAAGTGCAACATCATCATTGCAAGAAAATCTAGCCATTCTTTTTTAACTTTAAACAAATTGATAATATAAAGATTATATTTTAtcaggagataaaatagatagtttGTTGGTGCGTTTTATTTTAGATGAATGAAACTCTATTTATAGGGTTCCCGTTAATTGGCCATTGATGAAAAGATGGATCACGTAGGCGACGCCTAAGTGGTCACGTGGGGAACGCCTAATGTTATGCCCCACCATGTCATAAGCATGTTCGATGTTCCAAGAATTCATCCATTTATATTCAATTATTTTCAACCCATAGTAGTCCACAAACGTACACTCTTTATAAAGtatataaaagaaaagaaatgataaTAAATGTCATAAGTCTCCGCCGCccataaaggaaaaaataaataaatacatatCCACCACTTAACAAAATAACCAACTAGTTGGGTTGGGCACGCCACCGATTCATTATAAGTTTTTTCGGATTTTCACATtcattaacaaacaaaaaaaaaaaaaaaagaaagaaagaaagaaagaaagaaagacacATGATACAATATAAATCTACGTTATTATCGCCTGATCCGTGATTACACTTAGCCCGTATAAGACACATTTGCTTTAAAAAGCTAGTGGTAGAGTTCGTTGGGTGTTAAGACCCGCAACCTGGATTCCGAACCAATGTTGTCTGCCGACAGaccaacaaaacaaaacaataacGCCTTATTCCACAAAAGAATTCAACAAAGACGCACAACCCCTTTCAGCAGTAAATATCGAAATAAATGAAATTACATTACATCAGTACTCTTCAAGTACAGGTAAATCCTCTTCATCCGGAATTGCCATAATCCATTCCCCATCTTCATTGAGCACCATCCTTTTGTTCCTCTCAACCCACCATGAACCCGGAACTAAAACCTCATCCTTCAAATAATCACACGATTTGTTAACTAATGCAACACTTCTCTTCACTTTCAAGTCAAATTCGCCGTCCTTACCATTCCAACCTGCAACTATATGGAGAATAGCTTGTAGATTATGCCAATCACTTGGATTTTTCGAGTCCTTCAAACTTTTCGATTTGCGAGTATCAATCACAAGCTCCACTCCGGTATAAGCATACCCCAATAACTTACTAGGATAGTGAGTTAGAAGATCGATTTCATTCTTTACGTGTAAAATCCGCAGGTTAGAAAACGAATCCAGCCTCTCCTTAAACGCATCATTCCCTATCTGTGGGGAACCAAATACGATGGCCGTCACCGGAATTTTAGATAACCCgttctcaaccaaatcaaacgcGCTTAAAATCGCTAAACTTGCACCCAGGCTATGACCTGTAAGTACTACACTGACATTTTCATCTCTGTACTTAGTTACTAGTGCTCTTATCTTTGTAAGCAACTGGGTTCTTGCACTTAACTTGGTGAACTGAGAATTTGGGTTATCAGAGTTGTAAACTGCAAGCCAACCTTTCATAACTTTTGGttgatcatcatcttcgtcgtctccGTCATCATCGTTGTCATTTTTGCAGGTGAAAAAATCATACCAATGGCGAACATCCTTAGTAGTAGTAGCTAGCGCTTCCGGCTTCAATAACGTCTTAACTGACGTCTGCACAGCCTCAAGAACATTCATCCATTCAAGTGTTCTTATCGTTCCACGCCACGCTACATATATTTCCCGTCTTCCTAATCTTTCACTAGCTTCGTCAGTGCTAACTGCAATGTAACCAATCCAGTTAGATTTAGTGCTCCAAGCTTCATCGGAGTACGAGAAACATAAGAAAGCTTTTGGGAGGTCGATTTTCGATGTTGCATAGagaaacgaatcgacgatgtaaTCATTTTCTGCCAACTTATTAGCAACTTTCTTGAAGAACCCAGTTTTCCCGAAACGACAACTACCGCAGTATTTAGAGTGTCCATCGCTGTCGAATGAGTCGTATGTTCCTTGACAAAAATCCCCACACCGGAGTATCAGGTTCCGAAGGTTTAAATCAAGTGGTTCCAGTAAGCCTTTCCATTGATTGCTTCCTAGTATTTCCTCCCATTCAGTTTtagacatctccattttgttcaTAAAACTGAGTAAATTTTGCTAGGAGTTCTCTCAAGGATTCAGTCGCAGAAGCCTTGGTCTGAAATGGGTTTCATCATATGAGGGATAAATAATGTCTTGTCTTTACATTAAGACGTGTAATAGTTTGTTTAGCGGACATTTTAAAATAGCAATTAGACATGATGACAAACACAAACGGCTAAGTTAGCACCCAGTCGTATTTTGACTATGACAGCAGAATGGATTAATTTAATCGGGGTCATTAAGCCTTAAAGATAGAAGGAACTCAATTATTCCCGAGAGATAAGAAGTCCATGGTGTAGATTATTTCTTATTTAGACTGTTTCCTTTTCAAGGATAAGGTAGGCATGGTATATAAATGTGTTGTTGAAGTGGATTTAAGAACAAACATTTGCTCAGATTTTTTGTGAATGGTAATGACCATTCAAGCCACAAAATATAAATTGGGAGACTGGATCGGAGACTGATCTCTTGGCATTAATCTTTTAACGGTGGCAGAGATACATCGGATTTTAGAAAGCAAATTCCTCGTTTGTCATCTGATGTTCGGCAATTCTTTAGACAAGAATCTAGAAATAAATTAATAATCCTTCAAGGAACGTAGATTTTTTTCTTCGAGTTTAACTTCCAAACGGATCTTTGCAAGAGCATCCTTAGTTAATTGGATTTGAACATCTAGTTTCTCTTGAAGAGTTGTCTCTTTTTCAAATCATTCTCGGATTTCGGAATCCCTGATGCAGATTCCACAAAATAGACTgtcaattttccttatcaatcgtaATTTCTCATGATAAACAGTATCAACAAATTTTACCCGGTTTATGCACGAGTCGTCTGAAAGGGTTTCAAAATCACAATCAAATTATATACATGAATTGCTATATCGTTGCAAGGGATCGTCATGTCGATTGTGAGATCGCAATACACGAAcctcctctgataccaattgaaaaggagagggtaccaagtacagcATCAAATTTTTATTCGATAAGATTTGGAACTTATGTAGTACTTTTAACAATTAAAGGATACGAAAAAAAATTTAATGTTCAAAAGTAAAAGCACACACAAAACAATTTTGTGAATGAGGAAAACTGCAATGTGTAGAAAATcttgggacctagtctagaacttgaacaccacactatgtTAAGCCGCTACAACACTAGCCTACCATCAGGcctcggaatggactgtagttgagactgaatcaaCCCTACGAGTAATTCAGCTTCAGTTGTGCTCCTTTAGATATATTTCAATCAAAGTATGGAAACCTGTTTGCAATAGAATAAATCCATCAAACCTCAAGGATCTAGAACATTTACATACTCATCAAAAAGAAGCCTTGATCAATACCATCCCACAAGAACAATCTAAGCAAATAAAACCAGAAGTTATTT from Papaver somniferum cultivar HN1 unplaced genomic scaffold, ASM357369v1 unplaced-scaffold_19, whole genome shotgun sequence includes these protein-coding regions:
- the LOC113338305 gene encoding phospholipase A1-IIdelta-like produces the protein MNKMEMSKTEWEEILGSNQWKGLLEPLDLNLRNLILRCGDFCQGTYDSFDSDGHSKYCGSCRFGKTGFFKKVANKLAENDYIVDSFLYATSKIDLPKAFLCFSYSDEAWSTKSNWIGYIAVSTDEASERLGRREIYVAWRGTIRTLEWMNVLEAVQTSVKTLLKPEALATTTKDVRHWYDFFTCKNDNDDDGDDEDDDQPKVMKGWLAVYNSDNPNSQFTKLSARTQLLTKIRALVTKYRDENVSVVLTGHSLGASLAILSAFDLVENGLSKIPVTAIVFGSPQIGNDAFKERLDSFSNLRILHVKNEIDLLTHYPSKLLGYAYTGVELVIDTRKSKSLKDSKNPSDWHNLQAILHIVAGWNGKDGEFDLKVKRSVALVNKSCDYLKDEVLVPGSWWVERNKRMVLNEDGEWIMAIPDEEDLPVLEEY